From a single Flavobacterium sp. genomic region:
- a CDS encoding ABC transporter ATP-binding protein has protein sequence MKELQYLNKYFVKYKYRFLLGIIITIVAQIFKLYVPKFFGDSIRAIENTAIPKDEAYSILFNNFIYTLIVALIGGFLTFLMRQTLIVMSRHIEFDLKNDIYQHYQTLTQRFYKQNRTGDLMNRISEDVSKVRMYVGPSVMYSINTLIIFIVVIIQMVLISPELTFYSLLPLPLLSYGIFKISSQIHKKSGLFQQNLSTLSSFTQEIFSGIRVIKAYAIEVKKQNEFNALTNDSREKAMDLAKTNALFGPLLILLIGLSNLIVIYVGGNMYINGTIPDFGVIAQFVLYINMLTWPVASLGWVSSLVQEAEASQKRINEFLKEEPEIKNTNQNHTSIEGTIKFDQVSFEYDDTNIKALDNISFEVKKGKTLAILGKTGSGKSTLLTLISRLYDTNSGTVYIDNKDIKDLNLFDLRNQISVVPQDAFLFSDSIKNNIKFGNEMATDEEVIEAAKKGVVHDNIMTFNHQYETVLGERGITLSGGQKQRVSIARALIKNAPVLLLDDCLSAVDTETEETILNNLLTYCKDKTTIIVSHRISSAKNADSIIILDEGKIVEQGTHSQLVELNGYYKELYLKQLSEKEID, from the coding sequence ATGAAAGAACTGCAATATTTAAACAAATACTTTGTCAAATATAAATATCGTTTCCTTTTAGGAATTATTATAACGATTGTTGCTCAAATATTTAAACTTTATGTTCCAAAGTTTTTTGGTGATTCTATTAGAGCAATTGAAAATACAGCAATTCCAAAAGATGAAGCGTATTCTATATTATTTAACAACTTTATCTATACTTTAATTGTTGCTTTAATTGGAGGATTTTTAACCTTTTTAATGCGACAAACACTAATTGTTATGTCGAGACATATTGAGTTTGATTTAAAAAATGATATCTACCAACATTATCAGACACTTACTCAAAGATTTTACAAACAAAATAGAACCGGTGATTTAATGAACCGAATTAGTGAAGATGTTAGTAAAGTAAGAATGTATGTAGGACCTTCTGTAATGTATTCCATCAATACGCTCATCATATTTATTGTAGTCATCATTCAAATGGTGTTAATTTCTCCTGAATTAACATTTTATTCTTTACTTCCCTTACCGTTATTGTCATACGGTATATTTAAAATTAGCTCTCAAATCCACAAAAAAAGTGGTTTATTCCAACAAAATCTTTCAACATTATCCTCTTTTACACAAGAAATATTTTCGGGAATTAGAGTCATAAAAGCGTATGCCATTGAAGTTAAAAAACAAAATGAATTCAATGCCTTAACAAACGATAGCCGAGAGAAAGCGATGGATCTTGCAAAAACGAACGCTTTATTTGGACCACTTTTAATATTACTAATTGGTCTTAGTAATTTAATTGTAATTTATGTGGGTGGAAACATGTATATCAATGGAACCATTCCAGATTTTGGTGTTATTGCTCAGTTTGTATTGTATATCAATATGCTTACTTGGCCAGTGGCATCATTAGGATGGGTATCTTCGTTAGTGCAAGAAGCAGAGGCTTCACAAAAACGTATTAATGAATTTTTAAAAGAAGAACCAGAAATTAAAAACACAAACCAGAACCATACTTCAATTGAAGGAACTATTAAATTTGACCAAGTTTCATTTGAATACGATGACACCAACATTAAAGCTTTAGACAACATTTCTTTTGAAGTAAAGAAAGGAAAAACTTTAGCAATCTTAGGAAAAACAGGTTCAGGAAAATCAACTCTTTTAACCCTTATAAGTCGTTTGTATGATACCAATTCTGGTACAGTTTACATCGACAACAAAGATATCAAAGATTTAAATTTATTTGATTTGCGCAATCAAATTAGTGTAGTACCACAAGATGCTTTTTTATTCTCAGATAGCATTAAAAACAACATCAAGTTTGGTAATGAAATGGCTACCGATGAAGAAGTAATTGAAGCGGCTAAAAAAGGGGTAGTTCATGATAATATTATGACGTTCAATCATCAATATGAAACCGTTTTAGGAGAACGTGGAATTACTTTATCTGGCGGACAAAAACAACGCGTTTCTATTGCTAGAGCTTTAATTAAAAACGCTCCTGTTTTACTTTTAGACGATTGCCTTAGTGCTGTGGATACTGAAACAGAAGAAACAATTTTAAACAATTTACTTACGTATTGTAAAGATAAAACTACCATTATTGTTAGTCATCGAATTTCTTCAGCTAAAAATGCAGATTCTATCATTATCTTAGATGAAGGTAAAATTGTGGAACAAGGCACTCATTCTCAACTAGTAGAACTTAATGGTTACTACAAAGAGTTGTACTTAAAACAACTTTCGGAAAAAGAAATTGATTAA